Proteins encoded by one window of Carassius auratus strain Wakin chromosome 8, ASM336829v1, whole genome shotgun sequence:
- the LOC113107521 gene encoding osteoclast stimulatory transmembrane protein-like, translating into MLLFKPTVMRPLRNYHLSTFRASVMSRMEALWLCYSSPTPQSASHLLALLVLCLSLAAVTASLLLHWLIYLLKYDIQTALVAVGICGTAVFILSFLIHPFRCAFTLIFPTLFTRQGRKLLLSASMMIVVLFVLPNMAANIATLTHVVKCASEKLSQSLLSSSDLINTIKDNMVRRAEESVDESLVQRLHDFDHTTHINVSEVKGRLHVLSQRVQEDFSEVKSQVQDLKLLFSRIFAAVFVLYLFSESVMYLRSYLTSVRFDNTYITSGLRRKGVEKGLVVEAKDVKNGVNSTSFRITKKELFKCLAPAMVITLYLLMTVFLVVLDHFLYHLVKTGGPWISNMPSTNISIDVNFKVGKNVAICQIFGSDCPVELFNFNRTYTALIHSDPNVCEAQSSELNPSAVVALVLLYLFSYTLLPLEVYARRLRRKVAASFFQQQEERRVQFLIRKIQTKRKERQNEVFFIETMHHDKEVSGMINQL; encoded by the exons ATGCTCTTATTCAAGCCAACAGTAATGAGGCCTTTAAGAAACTACCATCTCTCTACTTTCAG agcCTCAGTGATGAGCAGGATGGAGGCGCTGTGGTTGTGTTACTCATCTCCGACTCCTCAGAGTGCAAGTCACCTGCTTGCCCTACTTGTTCTCTGTCTCTCATTGGCTGCTGTAACCGCATCACTACTTTTGCACTGGCTCATATACCTTTTAAAATATGACATCCAGACAGCATTGGTTGCAGTTGGTATCTGTGGCACGGCTGTGTTTATCCTGTCATTTCTCATCCATCCATTCCGATGTGCCTTCACACTAATCTTCCCGACGTTGTTCACCCGACAGGGCCGTAAACTGCTCTTGTCCGCATCCATGATGATCGTAGTGCTGTTTGTCCTGCCCAACATGGCCGCCAACATTGCAACTCTCACACATGTCGTTAAATGTGCATCAGAAAAACTCTCTCAAAGTCTCCTAAGCAGCTCAGACCTCATCAACACCATTAAAGACAATATGGTCAGAAGAGCTGAGGAGAGCGTGGATGAGAGTTTAGTGCAAAGGCTGCATGATTTTGATCACACCACACATATTAATGTCTCCGAAGTGAAGGGACGTTTGCATGTGTTGAGTCAGCGGGTGCAGGAGGATTTCTCTGAAGTTAAAAGTCAAGTACAGGACCTGAAACTGCTATTCAGCAGGATCTTTGCTGCTGTTTTCGTTTTGTATTTGTTCAGCGAGTCTGTCATGTACCTTCGGTCTTATCTGACATCTGTACGATTTGACAACACGTATATCACAAGTGGGCTCAGGAGAAAAGGAGTTGAAAAAGGACTTGTGGTTGAAgcaaaggatgtgaaaaatggaGTAAACTCCACCAGTTTCAGAATAACTAAAAAGGAACTTTTCAAATGTCTGGCTCCAGCGATGGTGATCACTCTGTATCTGCTGATGACAGTCTTTTTGGTAGTGCTGGACCATTTCTTGTATCACCTGGTGAAAACAGGTGGACCTTGGATTTCAAACATGCCATCAACCAACATCAGCATCGATGTCAACTTCAAG GTTGGAAAAAATGTGGCCATTTGTCAGATCTTTGGCTCAGACTGTCCGGTAGAATTGTTCAACTTCAATAGAACTTACACAGCCCTCATTCACTCTGATCCAAACGTGTGTGAGGCTCAATCCAGTGAGCTGAACCCAAGTGCAGTGGTGGCGCTGGTGCTCCTCTATCTGTTCAGCTACACCCTGCTGCCGCTGGAGGTCTACGCTCGACGCCTTCGGAGGAAAGTAGCAGCTTCTTTCTTccagcagcaggaggagagaaGGGTCCAGTTCCTTATTAGAAAAATTCAAACTAAAcgaaaagaaagacaaaatgaGGTTTTCTTTATAGAAACCATGCATCATGATAAAGAAGTCTCTGGGATGATAAATCAGCTATAA